The bacterium genomic sequence CTGCGGGGTCTGGCCGGGATCAAGGAAGCGTCGATCAAACTGGGCTCGGAGACGCTCAAAATCGCGGTCGCCCAGGGCCTGGCCAACGTCTCCCAGGTCCTCGACCGGGTGATCGCGGCCCAAAAGGCGGGAAAGCCCCTTCCCTACCATTTCATCGAGGTCATGGCCTGCCCCGGGGGGTGCGTGGGGGGCGGGGGGCAGCCCTACCCGGTCACGGACGAGGTCAGGGAAGCCCGGGCCGCCGGAATCTACCGGGCGGACCGGGACAGCCCCATCCGCTACTCCCACGAAAACCCGGCGGTTCAGGCCCTCTACAACGAGTTTTTGGGGAAGCCCCTGGGAAAACGCTCGGAACAGCTCCTGCACACCAGCTACCGGGCGCGGCCGCTCTACAAGAAATAAGGCGGGGACCCGGGCCGACCCCGCCGCCGGGAAGAGGGGATGCTGAAAACACCGCATTCGCTGCGCCTGCACCTGGGCATCTTCGGCCGGACCAACGTCGGGAAATCGAGCCTGCTCAACTTCATCACCGGCCAGGAGACGGCCATCACTTCCCCCCACCCGGGAACGACCACCGACGCGGTGGTCAAGGCCATGGAACTGCTGCCCCTGGGACCCGTTCTCTTCCTGGACACCGCCGGGGTCGACGACGTCTCCGTCCTGGCGGGCTCGCGCCTGGAGGCAACCGGGAAAATCTACGACCGGACCGACATCGCCGTGCTCGTGCTCGAAGCCGGGATCTGGACCGGCTACGAGGAGGAGATCGTCGCGGCCTGCCGACGGCGGCGGATTCCCTGCCTGGCCGTGGTCAACAAGATCGACGTCGCCCCCGCCGACGGCGCCTTCCGGAAACTCCTGGAGGAGAAGGCGTCGGCCCGGCTCGAGGTTTCCTGCGTCTCCCTTCCGGGGAAAGAACCGTTCCTGCAATCCTTCACCGCCGCCCTCATCGAACTCTGCCCGGAGGAATTCGTCGCGCCTCCCGCCCTGGTGGGCGACCTCCTGCGGCCGGGGGAGACCTGCGTCCTCATCGTCCCCATCGACCTGGAGGCCCCCAAGGGGAGGATCATCCTCCCCCAGGTCCAGGCGATCCGGGACCTTCTCGACCACGGCCAGGCCGCCCTCACGGTCAAGGAAGACGGCTACGCCGCCGCCCTGGCGGGGCTCCGCCGCCCCCCGGGGCTGGTCGTCTGCGATTCCCAGGTGGTCGAGCGGATGGTCCGGGAGACCCCGCCCGACGTCCCCTGCACCACCTTCTCCATCCTCTTCGCCCGATGGAAGGGGGACCTGGCGGAGGCGGTCCGAGCGGTGAAGACGGTGGACTCGCTCGGGGACGGCGACCGGGTGCTGATCGCGGAGGCCTGCACCCACCACCCCCTGGAAGACGACATCGGGCGGATCAAGATCCCGCGCTGGATGCGGGAGTACACCGGCAGAAACCCGGCCTTCGACGTCGTCCCGGGCCGGGCATACCCCGAGAATCTTTCCGACTACCGCCTGGTCGTCCACTGCGGCGGCTGCATGATCTCGCGGCGGGAGGTGCTCCTGCGCGTACAGCGGGCCCGGGAAGCCGGGGTCCCCGTCACCAACTACGGGGTCTGCATCTCCTACCTGCGCGGGGTCCTCGACCGGGTGGTCGCTCCCTTCGGCCTCTCCGGGCCGCCTCAGAGCGGGATATCGGGGTCGGGCGGGCACCCGCAGCGGGCTTCGGAGGAATAGGAGAGGGCGAAAAAGAGC encodes the following:
- the hydF gene encoding [FeFe] hydrogenase H-cluster maturation GTPase HydF, giving the protein MLKTPHSLRLHLGIFGRTNVGKSSLLNFITGQETAITSPHPGTTTDAVVKAMELLPLGPVLFLDTAGVDDVSVLAGSRLEATGKIYDRTDIAVLVLEAGIWTGYEEEIVAACRRRRIPCLAVVNKIDVAPADGAFRKLLEEKASARLEVSCVSLPGKEPFLQSFTAALIELCPEEFVAPPALVGDLLRPGETCVLIVPIDLEAPKGRIILPQVQAIRDLLDHGQAALTVKEDGYAAALAGLRRPPGLVVCDSQVVERMVRETPPDVPCTTFSILFARWKGDLAEAVRAVKTVDSLGDGDRVLIAEACTHHPLEDDIGRIKIPRWMREYTGRNPAFDVVPGRAYPENLSDYRLVVHCGGCMISRREVLLRVQRAREAGVPVTNYGVCISYLRGVLDRVVAPFGLSGPPQSGISGSGGHPQRASEE